The Papaver somniferum cultivar HN1 chromosome 3, ASM357369v1, whole genome shotgun sequence genome includes a region encoding these proteins:
- the LOC113358149 gene encoding serine/threonine-protein phosphatase 4 regulatory subunit 3-like isoform X6 — MSQANEEAFNCLSTELRELPAVELSTLPAIIKIVAESGITDQIRVAELIIHDQDFFPKLLNLFRMCEDLEDMDALRKIFRLVKGIILLNSPQIFDKIFSDKFIMDIIGTLEYDQEIFRVHHRAFLKEHVVFKEAIPIKDPSVLSKIHQTYRIGYIKDVILPRILDESTTVNLNSIIQGNNVAVISLLKDDSTFIKELFARMKSSTASTETKKNLVVFLHEFCSLSKSLPVVNQLRLFRDLMYEGIFDIIAVALQSEDKRLVLIGTDILLLFLNQDANLLRSYIIRPEGRPLLGLLHPSSSFSRVSSVMCMPAFLVKGMLTDFGEEMHCQFLEILRNLLDWFSAGSQRETIIEIFYEKHLDQLIEVIMLSCPPKGLTTSTTEKSAAGDGHGSQVVIKPEILTNICELLCFCILHHPYRIKCNFLLNNMIGKVLLLVHRREKYLVVAAVRFMRIIICRNASDEQLLSHIVKKNHLKPIVDAFIANGDRYNLLNSAVLDLFEYIRKENIKTLIMYIVDSFWSQLVKFEPFATVSQLKLKYEQFQNKEKIDPEKCINENPRKRYDERALDKEEEDYFNEDSDEEDTASDSSLDVQQENQTSLPATSCHASLRNKVETLGGDERSTSPLTLKRKSNYDEEVLEPTKKQKLDDDLSNRDNVLNTAPQSVCNPEAESSKPLIRTSGEKFSEEEAQSKEQRSSDNSPSTSEICQVTDGGSAVAPINGSDSTSKLIVDEGSTTGSCVR; from the exons CAAGATTTTTTTCCAAAGCTCTTGAATCTGTTTAGAATGTGCGAGGACTTGGAAGACATGGATGCTCTCCGCAAAATATTCAGACTGGTGAAGGGAATAA TTTTACTGAATAGTCCTCAGATCTTTGACAAAATATTCAGTGATAAATTTATCATGGATATTATTGGGACCCTCGAGT ATGATCAGGAAATTTTTCGTGTGCATCATCGTGCTTTCTTGAAAGAGCATGTGGTCTTTAAGGAG GCAATCCCAATCAAAGATCCCTCAGTCTTGTCAAAGATACATCAGACTTACAGAATTGGTTATATAAAG GATGTCATTTTGCCAAGAATATTGGACGAGTCTACGACTGTAAATCTCAATTCCATCATTCAAGGAAATAATGTAGCA gtcATTTCTTTGTTGAAGGATGATAGTACCTTTATCAAGGAACTATTTGCAAGAATGAAATCATCCACTGCCTCCACtgaaacaaagaaaaatttg GTAGTATTCTTGCACGAATTTTGTAGCTTAAGTAAGAGCTTGCCAGTAGTAAATCAGTTGCGACTGTTTAG GGATCTTATGTATGAAGGCATCTTTGATATCATAGCTGTTGCACTGCAGTCAGAAGATAAAAGGCTTGTATTAATTGG AACAGAtatccttcttcttttccttAACCAGGATGCCAACCTTCTCAGGTCGTATATTATCCGACCGGAAGGCCGTCCCCTTCTTGGACTTCTG catccttcaagTTCTTTTAGTAGAGTTTCCTCTGTTATGTGCATGCCTGCTTTTCTG GTTAAAGGTATGTTAACAGATTTTGGCGAGGAGATGCATTGTCAGTTTCTTGAGATACTGCGCAATTTATTGGACTGGTTCTCGGCAGGATCCCAG AGAGAGACAATAATAGAAATTTTCTACGAGAAGCACTTGGACCAATTGATAGAGGTCATAATGTTGTCATGCCCTCCAAAAGGTCTCACCACATCAACAACAGAAAAATCAGCGGCTGGTGATGGGCATGGAAGTCAGGTGGTCATAAAGCCAGAGATATTGACAAACATATGTGAATTGCTGTGTTTTTGCATTCTTCACCATCCTTACAGGATAAA ATGCAACTTTCTTCTAAATAATATGATAGGAAAAGTCTTACTTCTGGTTCATAGAAGGGAGAAGTACCTAGTTGTAGCTGCTGTTCGCTTCATGCGCATCATTATTTGTCGCAACGCTAGT GATGAGCAATTACTCAGTCATATTGTTAAGAAAAACCATCTGAAGCCAATTGTGGATGCTTTTATTGCTAATGGTGATCGATATAATCTTCTAAATTCTGCAGTTCTTGATCTTTTCGAGTATATCAGAAAG gaaaacataaaaaccttaattatgtACATTGTTGATTCTTTCTGGAGTCAGTTGGTCAAATTTGagccatttgcaactgtttcgcAACTTAAACTTAAATATGAGCAG TTTCAGAACAAGGAAAAAATTGACCCCGAAAAATGCATCAATGAGAACCCAAGAAAGCGATATGATGAGCGTGCTCTTGATAAAGAGGAAGAAGATTACTTCAATGAGGACAG CGACGAAGAGGATACTGCTTCTGATAGTTCTTTAGATGTCCAACAAGAAAATCAAACTTCTTTACCAGCCACCTCCTGCCATGCATCATTAAG GAATAAAGTGGAAACTCTTGGTGGGGATGAAAGAAGCACATCCCCTCTGACACTAAAACGGAAATCAAATTACGATGAGGAGGTGCTCGAGCCAACAAAGAAGCAGAAGTTGGATGACGACTTGAGCAACCGTGACAATGTTTTAAACACCGCTCCACAGTCGGTATGTAATCCTGAAGCAGAATCTAGTAAACCACTTATCCGAACCTCAGGTGAGAAATTCTCTGAAGAAGAAGCTCAAAGTAAAGAGCAAAGAAGTTCTGATAATTCGCCGAGCACTTCAGAGATTTGTCAAGTAACTGACGGAGGGTCTGCTGTGGCACCCATAAATGGTAGTGA